One Acropora palmata chromosome 2, jaAcrPala1.3, whole genome shotgun sequence genomic window, AGCCCAAATTACctcataatttgcataagtACAGGAATAAAAGATCAAGCACAAAATTAGTTGAGCAACTGTTTATAAAAATTATGTGCAGTAACACAAAGAATCATAAACATTCCCTCCAATCTGGTCTTATTTATTTGAATAACAAGTGTCCATTTAAAAGTGTACTTGACCATCTATTTCTGTATTTGTGCAAATTTTAGAGTGAtgtgcagtgaaatgaaaatcagCAAAATCACAAGACTACTATACAGTGTCATGCTTTGATTGACTACTTTGCACTCTAATCTTGTGGCACTCGATAATTATATCATAATCGATTGCTTTAAGTATTTCTGTTAAAGTGAAAACTAATAATACCAGGAATTATTGCTTCAGATAGAAAAAGCAAACCGATTACACGACTTCACTCAACTGATATACTAACCTGGACTTTACATCAAAGAGATAATTCATTTACATAGTACCTcttgaaaattgacaagtgCACAAGCAACAACCACCAATTGGGTAGCAAGTGGAGAGAGGCTCAATGGGATTTTTCTCCCAACAAGTTTAAATTGTTTCAGTCGTTGATTAAATCGTTCGATGTGAATTCTTGGCTTAGCAATCTTTCTCGACTCTAACTCCTCATGGGCGGTGAAAGACTTTCTTCCCTTTAAAAAAGCAGGTATCCTGATTTTAGCTTGCAGGGGATTTACAAGATGCTCAACAGTAAAACCCCTGTCAGCTAAAATCAAATCATGTGGCTCAAGGTGTTTCAATATGCCACTTTCTTCAAAGATTTGCACATCTGAGATGTCTCCCTCAAATAAATCAGAAACAAAGCAAGCCCCTCCATTAGGTGTACAGGCAATCATGCACTTGTAGGTATTAGTATGCTTGTAAGAGCTGTAGGTATTTCCTTGTTGTGCGAAGTTGCGAGATGTTTCAATGCGAAATTCAGTGCAGTCAACACTGCATCGAATGTTCTTGATGGTCTTGAAAATCTTCGGAAGAAAGCGCCGAAGTTGTTCCTTTGCAGGGAAAATGACATGGTTCAACTCACGGATAATTTTATACATCAGTTGTATGTAAGTAGTAAAGATTGTTCTTATGCTAGTCTCCTTGATTGTCTTATCAGGACAGCTTAGCAAATGAGATAAAGTTTTCATGGTAAACCCTGTCTTGAGTCTCAGAAGGCAGATATaaagtttttctctttctgaCCATTTTGACAGTCTTCTAGcagcatttttttgctttgttactCTATTGTTCTTTTGAAAACCCCAGAATGTTATAGAGGATAGAGGGCAAacgttgtttaaaaaagtatACAGAATGTCAAATTGTGAAGAAGTTAAGCCAATATAATGTTTCATCAACTGCAGATCTCTATAAACGACTTCATATGACAGATTACTCACAGTTCTTACATGTTCTGAGGAGACATTCATCTGATTTCGAAGGAGCACTCGTTCGACTCTGTTTGCAATCTGACAAGCCAAAACATACTTTGAAACATCTGTTTGAGTAGCTTTGTCATTTTCAgtcattatttctttgttcatATCCTGTATAATTTCTGGAACGTCATCCAGATCAAGAAAAGATGATTGGATCTTGCCTTGGTGGCTTAGAGTTTTGGCTTTCTTTCCATTAGAAGTCGACTCGAACTCTCGTCTCGTCGGTGCTTTTCTCTTACGACACCTTTTCTCCATTTCCTCAGTTGTAAGATTAGCTTTCAAAGGATCAGGGAACTCTTCTGTGGGTCCTTTCTGTTTTGGCCAATGAAGAGCACAAATATACGAGTTGTTGGTGATACTTTCAGTCGTAAAGTTCTTTCTAGAGCAAGCATTAACCCATTTCTTGCATCGTTCGAGATCATGCCATGGTTTGACGAATGGAATGAACACTTTTTGGCCCGATTCTTGTAATTCTTTTAGAGATTGGGGCATTCTATCGGGGTATCTTGAATCCATATTGCATCTTCCCCAAGAACAGTGCTTCGTCCCGACCATATCGAGAAATAAACGGCTATAATTTACAAGAATTTGACACACGAACGACGCTCTCACATACAAACGCAACAATTTCACCTTCGATGTTGTCTGAATCGCTGTTGGGGGTCTCATCACgtgaaatctatttttagcaTATCCGCTCAGCGCTATTCGGGATTGGCAATTGAGCTTGAATTGCTGCTTTGCGAGACCTGCGAGACTATTCTTGAACATTCACCGAGCGAGTGAGGAAGCTGCCCCTCCATTTTCTCTCATTACAAACGGCGGCAAATGCTGAAAGAAGACGATTCCTGTACGTTGCATCCATGATGCTTTGCACTTAATTGATTGAATTTGCATTGAATTGACAttgaatttaaattgaatttgcattgaattgaaatttcaatTGAAATTGGATTGGTAATGAATTGGAATTGacattgaattgaatttgaattggtattgaatttaaattgaaaaaatgttattgtattgaaattgaattttcattgaattgaaattgaactAGCGTTGTGTTGAAATTGCATTTTATTGCTCTGACATTGTATTTCATAGGAGAACATTAGATTTCATTAGATTGACATTGGATTTCATTGGATGACACTGCATTGTGGAGTGACATTGGATTGACATTGCATTCCAGTAGGGAACATTACAATCGGTTCGACATAGTGTTAGAATGCACGTGAGTTCTAGGACTGTAATTCATGGGAGCATTAAACAttttaagcaaaaataaacagaCTACTCAAGCAACGCAACATTGTTAGAAACATATTCTGGATCGTGTTTTCCCTTTAAACAAAGTTTTAGTTCACTTACCTTTTAGCCTTTCGCGTGTCTCGTCTTCGATTCGACGCTGCTGAAACTCTGCCAATGCCGTCAGTAGTTCATCTTCTTTCAGTTCGGTGAGAATTTCCCTCAAAATTTCAAGGCAGTCGATTCCGAGAAAATTCATTTCCTCCAAGACCTGAACTAGTGACCGAACATCGTGAACGgcgttttttctttcttctggtATCCTCCTTACTCTAGCGACGATAGACATCAGCCGTTCCAAATCATTCAGGTCTTCGAGCACACGAATGACCTTTCTGAGTAATTCCTTGTATTCTCTTCTCGTACTTTCAAACTTGACGACTTTGTCGTGAAAATCCCATTCCCCTACAGCTTTCAGAATATCCTTAACCTCCTGCAGATGATCAACCCCAAGAAAACCACTCTCTTCCAATTTTCTTAGCAAGGAGTACGTATTATCAATATTTTGGTCGGCTTGATGCTCTAGTTTCTCTCTGCATATGACAAGTATATGTCTAAGAGCATTGATGTCATCCAGTCGCTTACTTATGCGGAACAGCAAACTGTTGTACTCAGCTTTAGACATTTCAACTGCAGCTATATCCTCTAATGATTTCTCGTCCAACGCCTCGATTCAACATCGTTTCGTGTGAAAACGGAAGTATTCGTCACGCAACCGTGACTAGTAACTGCCACGTAGCACATAatatagacctaatcggctgaCTCAAtcttgtacccaattcaaatctcctgggtataagattctttgtgtgctGTATTTGCATTATAATTTGGCATTCACAtgtaaatgatatggaaattcatgaaacaaaacgttttatttccaaagggtttgaattgggtacaacattcaGTTAGCCGATTTGGTCTTTTGACCCTCTTTCGATATGGTAGCCATTTTGAATTCGACTTTTTTAACAAgataatatatagattttgGCAAACCTAAAACCGGAGCTCCAAATAATACTATCATACTAAAAATACTCTCTATGCATATACACTTCATGCAATGATAAGAATTAataaacagtaataataacaacaacaattatgctaataatcataataataacaacctTAACGCGAACAACAACACGATCAGCAGTAATCACAATGTTGCCAACATAATGTTGGAAATAGACACTCTAGCGAATTAACTTGAACATATCGTGGCAGTTGATGACTATGGACAAAACCATGTTATATTTACGTTTTAATTTTAGATTGTTATGTAAAAGCCTCGTTTTGATGACAATGAAAGCCAGGCAACCTCGCCTGCAAATTCTCTTCGATTGTGTAATCTTCGTCGGTTGCCTAGCGCTTTTGTAGTCCTTGGTAAGTTCACTAATTTCGAGTGATTAAAGCGGTTGCGTTCAAAAGGATTGTCTGGATCAATAGTTAAAGCCTAGTGAATTGTTCTGGATAGAAGTTCAAGCCCAAAGAGTGTTTATTCAACACATTAAAGGTGACAACAGTAACAGGGATCTAATAAACAAGAATGGTTTGGAGCTATCATTTGAATTTTCGTAGTCAATGTTTCAATTTACAGCAGTTtacacatttttaaaattgtataAATTTGGGATAGAAACTGCTGAATTTATTGATGAATCATAAAATTGTCTTTAGGTCAATGATGGAATGAACCCCTCAATAATCAAATatttaatgaatgaatttgatcattgtAATTTTTTATCACTGctaagcagcagcgagaaaggcctgaaaaattcaggtttGAATGGGGATTTGAACTCAACCTTGCGAtactggtgcagtgctccaccagttgagctatcaggccaactgcgAGCAGAACGTTATGTGTGTCGATTAAAAGCCTGTAGATGTGGAGATAGATGATGATAGATTCATTCCtatccacagttcaaatacTTGGAAAATTCCTCTATTATCATCCTCAATCAAATTAATGcatcttttcattgttttgaacaggttattatttttaataacgCATCTAAATGCTCAGTGGAATGGAACAACAGGTCATTATTGAGGTCACTGAGGTGGAGCAGTAGGTCATTATTCCGTAAATAATAATCTCATGTGCCAGTTGAGTGAAGCACTGACCTTTTGTTGAATTAAAGCTATCAATGATTTACAGTAATTCCATAATGAATTTCTCCATCAATTGATTTTACAAATCAACCTTTATTTTAATTCATCAAATTCCTaaacaaacattttccttcTAACAATTCAGTTtagttgttatttattgtAATATTACAATTTCCGCCACAAACATTTAGAACTAATGTTCCTGAACTACTTGGGATCTCCTAAGCGGAAGTTAGCGCTGAATTAGAGTTTCCCTTTACTGTgctttctttccctttttacCCTTGTACAATTTTcgaaactttcaaaagttGCTCTTCAGTTTCTCTTTTGTAGCCCTGTAGAGCATCAGATCGATGACCAGTTACTCCCTtaataaaacataaaaatagtCAAAAATGTATATTTCCTCACCTTTTTTACTTGCCCCTCGGCcttcttaaaaataatgaccgagcgcgaagcgcgaggtcattatttttaagaagGCCTCGGGGCTCGGGCATTATCCTTTACTTAATCTTAGTTTCAAACAATGCCTCTGTAATGTTGAGTGAAAGCCATGTGTTTCAACAGTTCATCAATGCTCTATtataatatttctttcaatagTGTCATCTTTAACAACAATTTACTTATCATGACCCGGATATTTTCTTGTACTAAATGTGTTAAGTCTGAAtacattgcttttttcttctcaaactcattaattattcatatGGTTATAAGCCAATCTAAGTGCCCCATTTTGGTCGAGGTGCATGTATCTTGATACCCAATGAAAATCTAGATCAAGATTACTCCGGTTATTTCAAAAACTGATAAAAAACACTGATCAAGAcacttgaattttaattagCAACCTCAATTACCATGcaatcaattattattctctaCCGTACTTCGAAAAGTTATTCACAACGTGGAAATTACAATTCTGGAAAGTTCTGGAAATCAGCAATTCTGGAACGCAGCATTAAATAAAGAAGTTAATGGCTTTTCATCCTCTTGTTTACAAGTTTCCCTTTTGGAAGTACTGAACACTGCATTTGGACCCAGCAaataagatacctttcctttATTTTCCTCGCTAGGTTTCTCATACTTCAATAAAGCATTGGACCGATGTCCTGTTTGCTCACGTATAAGCTTTTCTTCTACTCCAGCATCAAAAAGAGACGAGGCACATGTGACGCGTAGACAATGCGCAGTATTCCGTTTTACCCCTGCTGCCTCACATAAATCTGGCAATACCTTATTTAGAGTGTTTATACCGACTGGAACTTTGACCAAATTTGACCTTAGATGCCTTGTAGTAAAATGCATTACCATTCTTTGCAAAGACTACTAAGCCCATATACAAGCAATATATTTCAACAAGACAAGGTTCGTGTTTTACGCCTTCTTCGTGACAGATATGCTTAACTGCTCTGGGAATATATTTGAGATCAGAGATTCctccatgaaaaaaaaattatttaacacAATATTTCTATGATCTCCACCTCGCAAGCCAAAGATTTTTCCATTGTAAAAATACGTTGTATACAATAATGACTTAGCTGAGCTCGTTCCTAATAAGTTCATCTCCCacaaatttctttcttcttcggCGGTGACAAATTCTTTCTCCTCCTTTTGGCACTTGATATGGAGGCCTTCTTTGGTAGCATCCTTCATCTCTGCATCTAAGGCACGCCGAAAAATGCCGAACCTATTGTAATTAATCCATCAACAAGATCATGttactttaaataaaaactgaaactaTTCCCGAAATAAATGATatcaaacaagcaaaaacaacgtGCTTAATTTCCCGTACCTTTTATCATGAGCATCAAGTGGATTCAACGCCTCGTCGCCATTTTTGTCTCCCAAATGACGCTTCacacccctccccccccccccctcgcCGTACACAGTTCTGGGTGGATACCTTTCCCCTGAATCTTTGGCGACTTCCATTACACTTCCATTACGACTTCCATTCCGTTAGCCAGTAGTTAAGAGATATGCCATCCATATCCTATATTTCGCAACTGACAGGATTAACCTTGTGCAATTCATAATCTTTGAAAAGACCACCGGCATCTAAAATCGGTACTTTCATCTCCCTTTGCTGCTGCCATTCCCGAAACAGTTTTAAAGcccatttgtttttgtactcTGTAGAAGATGGAACAGCTTCATCAGCTAGGACTTGTTCCTCAGATGCACTTTTCGGCAAAAACGAAAACGACTCGGTcttcctttcttcttctcagCCATAACCatcaaatgcaataaaacacTGCTTTCTAAATACAGGCAGAGACTTGCATGAGCTATTTACCATTCCCACAGGGAATACGTTATTTTTGCATGCCTTATTACGTTGTATTTTTAGACGTGATTGAGAAGTCATGtcaaaaactcgtgcttcgtgtttcatcaggggttccaaacacctcgaAACAGTAAAAGCACTCAGCCTgcggcctcgtgctttcacatgtttctcggtgtttggaacccctgatgaaacactcgcagtcgtttttgacatattacaacaaaaacatgagGAACATTACTAAGGCAAGTTATAATAAAATTgtggtttttcattttggtacGAATAATTATCACTCCTTTCAAGTTGGATTTGATAGGAGTGTAATGTTAATACTAAATATAGTCCCACTTCCTTAGAGATTCCACAGATTACTTACAGAAATCCCACTTTGacggctcagttggttgagctcTACAACCAAAAACAACTCCATCTCCGTCATTCTCTACCACGTTTTGCATATGAGATTAATCGATAAAAATCGTATGCTAACGTGCGTTACGAATTGAATTTGAGTACACTGTTCAGGACTAATCCGCCATTGTTTTCCATGGTTTACCATGCACCTAATCTTAATCGCCCCAGTCTTCCTCCTTGTAGACATTCCAGGGGAATCAAAAATGATAGATAAAAGTCCTATTTGCCGTACACAAATACAACTCATTATACCTGTTAGCATACGATTTCTATCGATTATTAGGGACCTTACGcaacgacgacgacgacggcataAAGAACGTCatgaatttgcatatttgaccatgaaaaaaaatagttttgcatgctttgcacgtgcaattttaatgttttgacatttcgtagacgttctcgttctttctacgacgtggaatgacctgttttgcaattGTGTGATGGACGttagcatatgatgacaaatgttcaatgcTATCTTCTTACCTGAAGCGCTGGTCCCAATTGAATTCCAGGATtgttaaaacacattttgaaagcatggtgacttaaaataattgagaaacGATTGCAGAAAGgcttagttatttttttagatgacgttctcgttgcCGTCAACGTCGTGTTTGCGCAAACTCCCTAATCTCATTTCCAAAACGCAGTAGTGAATGACGGCCATCTAGGAATTTGGTATAGTCTTTGTaagaatttgtttgtttcgattcctttcataatttttcttgGTAGTCTGTTGAGGGCGTCCGCGGACCAAGTCTCCGGACCAGTATATTTGCCACATAATGCTTTTGCCCATCTTTAACCTTGATACGCAAAACTAGACGATCGACAAATGCTTCCCAAAGTTCCTCctgacggataatgcgtcgtCTGGCATAAAAACGGCCTATGACAAACCTTCAATGGCAAAGTCAAGTTTAAAATGTCACTAAGAACACGTTTTCTCATTTAATCAAACGAAGGGCTATTTTCAAGACAAACTAAAGAAGCAGTTTAATGCATGATGGCTTATTCTAGGCACGACAGGGGCAAATCCAGCCTTTTTGCACAGGGGGGTTCTTGATGTAGTATTGCTGGCCCGATTGACAACCGGgagggaaaattttgaaatgtacgTCATCGGAAATACGATTTTCAGCGTTCTGAAAGACAAACCAAAGTGCTTTAATTGCTGTGAATTTAAGACTGTTTTCGTAGTGAGAAAATTAGGCGATATGGGATCGAAGCAGACAAGTTGAGACATTGAGGTACAAGTTTTCTTTACGTTTCTGTAGTTCCCGAAAAGTCGACCAATTTTGCCCgaatgagtttttttttaccactgGGGGGTGGGGCTGAAGCCCTCAGCGCGTCCCCCTCCTGAACCGTACGCTTATGCAGTCACCGATGACCTGAAGACTACAATATGGCGTCAAACCAATCACGATGCCCGTGCATTTGAAAACGAGGCCAACAAGACGCTGACTCCCACACTGCAGGCTCCTCTACACAGGAGGGTCGTATGATACGCATCCTTTTGGTACTGCAACCTCTTGTAACCCTCGATATAGTACGTGATGGGTTTTtagatttccttttcttgttcttcagAAGCGCGATCGCATCCCGCGGAATTCCGAAAGGGGGTTTCAATAAATGTTTCATCTTGAAATTATAAACCTTGTCATAGATCAAAAGGGGGGTTCCGGAACCCCTGGAACCCTCCCCTAGCTACGCCCCTGTTTCAAGACTATAACACTCAAGTGCATAATTCATTCAAGCTCAAAATACATACACCTTAGtcgatggtttagcatataatacgtgcggatattttgcgagttgcgtagtATTTTTCCGAGCCCCGCAGGGGCATCGAATAAGaggtttattattccactacaaaaaaaattgttattttgcaattggcttctatttttttggtaAGAGTATTAACAAATACCCTGATTCCGTCTGTGAAAATGACGTTAACAATGAACAAAATGTTCGCGGGTATTATATGTCAAACCATTGAACGAGAGGTTGATTATTCTCAggcggcaaaaaaaaattgttattttggcTGCTATTTTCATTAGTCAATCTATTT contains:
- the LOC141873274 gene encoding uncharacterized protein LOC141873274; protein product: MFKNSLAGLAKQQFKLNCQSRIALSGYAKNRFHVMRPPTAIQTTSKVKLLRLYVRASFVCQILVNYSRLFLDMVGTKHCSWGRCNMDSRYPDRMPQSLKELQESGQKVFIPFVKPWHDLERCKKWVNACSRKNFTTESITNNSYICALHWPKQKGPTEEFPDPLKANLTTEEMEKRCRKRKAPTRREFESTSNGKKAKTLSHQGKIQSSFLDLDDVPEIIQDMNKEIMTENDKATQTDVSKYVLACQIANRVERVLLRNQMNVSSEHEQLRRFLPKIFKTIKNIRCSVDCTEFRIETSRNFAQQGNTYSSYKHTNTYKCMIACTPNGGACFVSDLFEGDISDVQIFEESGILKHLEPHDLILADRGFTVEHLVNPLQAKIRIPAFLKGRKSFTAHEELESRKIAKPRIHIERFNQRLKQFKLVGRKIPLSLSPLATQLVVVACALVNFQEVLCK